CAAGAGAAACGATACTGCCCGCCAATGGATTCGCCCGAACTATATGCCCGACTGCTGGAGGATGCCCAGCGTTACGACCCGACCGCTCATAACCGCGGCCTGCTGGCTCCGTATCGCGACGTGCTCCTGCTCCAACGGGCGAAGTTCATGAGCTACGAGCAGATTGCAGCGACCTTGAACCGCCACGGCCTCAAGGTGTCACCCGCCGCCGTAGGCGTTTTTTGCCGGCGGAACTTTACCAAAGCCGAAATCGAGCGCGTCCGCCAATCGCCGTCGACCACAACGACGAATGTGGCTGGCAGACGACCGGCAGGCTCGTCAGCCGGCGCTCCAACTTTTGGGGTTTCCGCGCCGGGATCGAGCGTAGGGAGCTTGGGGAAACGCGGCCCCAAAATTGCCCGCGATAACTACTGACCAATGCAGCCATGAATCCGACGAAACGCATCATTCTCTTCCCTCAAGACAAAGGCGGCATCGGCAAGAGCTTTGTCGCCGCGCTGCTCTACGATTACTTGGGCGACGAAGGCGCCCGAGTGAAGGCATTCGATTTGGACCATGCCAATTCGACCTTCAACCGGCTCGTACCGGAGGCCGAGTTCATCGATACCGATGTGGACGTGGACAAGCTCGGAGTCCTCGACCGCATGGTCCACGCCTTGGACGACGCTGACACGGTACTCGTCGATAACCGTGCTACCGGCGGCGGCAAGGTGCTCGCTTATCTCGACGAGGCTCGGCTTCCGCAACTCCAAGGCGAACTGGATCTCGCCCTCGTGTTCGTCCTCATCGGCACCGACGATAAAGATGCGAATTCGCAGATCGCGGAATTACTCGACGCCTATGGCGAATGCGTGCGCTGGCTGGTCGCGCGCAACCTGCGCGACAGCGACACGCTCCCCCTGTTTACACAGAGTAATTCGCGCCGGCGTCTGCAAGAACTGGGAGCCGTCGAGATCGATGTCCCTTGTCTGTTCGAGGTCACACGCAACCGGCTCCAGCAGGCCAATCTCACCGTCGGACGCGGTCGCGCCAGCGAACAGCTTCATCTCCTCGACCGATCCCGTTGCGTCCGCTTCCACGAACGCATGGCGGCTGAGTTTACGAAAGCCCGAGCGCTGCTCATCGGATGAAGCCCGAGGATCTGATCGACCCGGCCAGTCTGCCGGAAGAATTACAGTGGGTATCGTCTCACTACCGCCTGCATCCCGATGATCCGGTCTATTTGCTCATCGCCTGGCACTGGCAACGGGTAAAAGCATCGGAGGACATCTTGCAGGCCGCCATTGTGGAAATGAAGACGGCCTTGGATGCGCGCATTGAAGTTTTGGCGGATTCCGCTGATGCTATCGCCGGAGTCAACGCCGTGCTCAACCAAATGCAGCAGGAAATGGTCAACCGTCCAGCGATCTTCGGCAAGGAGCTTGAAACGCAATTGCGGCAGCCGGTGACCAATGCCGTCGAACGCCTCCGGGCGATGGAAAAGGTTCTGGGCTTGGCCGCCCGGACATTCCGCGTTGCCCGACGTCGGCACCTCCTTGCCACTTTGCTCACCGGTGTCGCATTGGGCGCGATTGGTGCCATCGTTCTCTTTCGCGCATGAAGGCGGTGGGGGTGGTCGTCATTTGCCTAGGTGTGGCATTTAGCGCCCGGAGCCTGCTTCCGGGCATGCCAGGATACTGGTTGGCGGTGGCCGCGCTGGCACAGGCCATTTGGAGCGCATTTGAATCACTCGACCGATGGGGCGAATCGGCACAGCAGTTCGCGCTTGAGCTCTGGGGGCTCACTTGGACCCGGGACGAAGCGTGCTGCCATTTTCTCATTACGGGAGCGACCGGCACGGGCAAAACCGCACGAGCCGTCGTGCCCATCGTCCACGGCTTGCGCTCGACTTTGCCCGATACCGGCATTCTCGCGGTGGACTCCAAAGGAGCGTTGTGGAAACCACTTTCCGCGATGGCGCGCAGCTTGGGCCAGGAAGAAAGCCTGCGGCTCATTCGGGTGCGGCCGACGCATATTCCTCTTGGCAATTGGAGCCCTCCTCTGCGCCTGAATCTGCTCTCCATGCCCGACGTGCCATGGACCACCTACGCGAAGATGATTGTGGATACTGCGACGGCCGCCGGACAACGTGGCGGTC
This genomic stretch from Termitidicoccus mucosus harbors:
- a CDS encoding division plane positioning ATPase MipZ → MNPTKRIILFPQDKGGIGKSFVAALLYDYLGDEGARVKAFDLDHANSTFNRLVPEAEFIDTDVDVDKLGVLDRMVHALDDADTVLVDNRATGGGKVLAYLDEARLPQLQGELDLALVFVLIGTDDKDANSQIAELLDAYGECVRWLVARNLRDSDTLPLFTQSNSRRRLQELGAVEIDVPCLFEVTRNRLQQANLTVGRGRASEQLHLLDRSRCVRFHERMAAEFTKARALLIG